A single Flavobacterium sp. 1 DNA region contains:
- a CDS encoding M13 family metallopeptidase, which translates to MKNVLTKRLLFLIPTLIWVSESQAQSAVKMAEPGINVSYMDSKIKPSENFFQFVNGTWLEKTEIPNDRTTWGSSSELVKKTDKDALDILKEASKNPKYKSNTDQGKAINLYKSILDTVARNKQGINPLKPYLAKIDKVRNIDDLQKILIEMEPIGGIGFFGVGVGADEKDSNKNTVSLGLGRLGLPDKDYYISEDKDSKEKREKYVLHVTRMLQFIGENPKQASENAAKILALETAMSKPRLDRVERRDSRLQYNPTTIADLQKIVPAINWENYFSGVGFTKLNSVNVDQPRYMKALQTIFAENKVADWKEYMKWTLLNNSANLLSMNIETASFDFYEKTLTGAVKQRPLEERALLIINRKIGEALGKLYVEKLFPAEAKVKAEKMIKNIIRAYEVRINNLTWMSAETKVKAIEKLNKISIKVGYPDKWKDYSKLAIKNPSEGGSYFENSKNVSLWNYQKAIDDLPKPVDKTEWHMSPQTVNAYYNPSYNEIVFPAAILQPPYYNYQADDAVNYGGIGAVIGHEISHGFDDAGSRYNADGNLIDWWTAEDLKQFTALGTALANQYSALEPLPGIHVDGKFTLGENIGDLGGVNAAYDGLQLYLKENGRPELIDGFTPEQRFFISWATVWRVKMRDEAIKSRVKTDPHSPGMYRGYVPLQNIDAFYQAFDIKSGDGMFIVPEKRVKIW; encoded by the coding sequence ATGAAAAACGTATTAACGAAAAGGCTTTTATTTTTGATTCCCACATTGATCTGGGTATCTGAAAGTCAAGCGCAATCAGCTGTAAAAATGGCTGAACCTGGAATTAATGTCTCCTATATGGATTCAAAAATTAAGCCCTCAGAAAATTTTTTCCAATTTGTAAATGGAACTTGGTTAGAGAAAACTGAAATTCCAAACGATAGAACAACTTGGGGATCTTCTAGTGAATTGGTGAAAAAAACTGATAAGGATGCTCTAGATATTTTGAAAGAAGCTTCGAAAAATCCCAAGTATAAGTCCAATACCGACCAAGGAAAAGCGATTAATCTTTACAAATCAATCCTCGATACGGTTGCTAGAAACAAGCAGGGAATTAACCCGCTGAAACCTTATTTGGCAAAAATTGATAAGGTGAGAAATATTGATGATCTGCAAAAAATATTGATCGAAATGGAACCAATCGGCGGTATTGGTTTTTTTGGCGTTGGAGTTGGTGCAGATGAGAAAGACAGCAATAAAAACACTGTTAGTCTTGGTTTAGGAAGATTGGGTTTGCCAGACAAGGATTATTATATTTCTGAAGATAAAGATTCTAAAGAAAAAAGAGAAAAATATGTACTTCATGTTACTAGAATGCTTCAGTTTATTGGTGAAAATCCAAAGCAGGCCAGTGAAAACGCTGCAAAGATTTTAGCCTTGGAAACGGCTATGTCAAAACCCAGATTAGACAGAGTTGAACGCAGGGATTCTAGATTGCAGTACAATCCGACTACCATTGCCGATTTACAAAAAATCGTTCCTGCAATCAATTGGGAAAACTATTTTTCGGGAGTTGGATTTACAAAATTAAATAGCGTCAATGTAGATCAGCCTAGATATATGAAAGCTTTGCAAACTATTTTTGCCGAAAATAAAGTGGCTGACTGGAAAGAATATATGAAATGGACTCTGTTGAATAATTCAGCCAATCTATTATCAATGAATATAGAAACTGCTTCTTTTGATTTTTACGAAAAGACTTTAACAGGTGCTGTTAAACAAAGACCTCTTGAAGAAAGAGCTTTGTTAATTATAAACAGAAAAATTGGGGAAGCATTAGGGAAATTATATGTAGAAAAATTATTTCCCGCTGAAGCGAAAGTAAAAGCGGAGAAGATGATTAAAAACATCATCAGAGCTTATGAAGTAAGAATTAATAATTTGACTTGGATGTCTGCTGAAACAAAAGTGAAAGCGATTGAAAAATTAAATAAAATATCTATTAAAGTTGGGTATCCAGACAAATGGAAAGATTATTCGAAACTAGCGATAAAAAACCCGTCTGAAGGAGGGAGTTATTTTGAGAATTCAAAAAATGTGTCACTTTGGAATTATCAAAAGGCTATTGATGACCTGCCAAAACCAGTTGATAAAACAGAATGGCACATGTCTCCACAAACCGTAAATGCTTATTACAACCCATCGTACAACGAAATTGTGTTTCCTGCAGCGATTTTACAGCCTCCATATTATAATTATCAAGCTGATGATGCTGTAAATTATGGCGGAATTGGAGCCGTAATCGGACACGAAATATCCCATGGATTTGACGATGCTGGATCCCGTTATAATGCCGATGGAAATCTTATTGATTGGTGGACTGCCGAAGATTTAAAGCAATTTACTGCATTAGGGACAGCTCTTGCCAATCAATACAGCGCACTTGAACCTTTGCCTGGAATACACGTTGACGGCAAATTTACACTTGGCGAAAACATTGGTGATTTGGGGGGAGTAAATGCTGCTTATGACGGTCTGCAATTGTATTTGAAAGAGAATGGCAGACCAGAATTAATTGATGGATTCACGCCAGAACAGCGTTTCTTTATATCTTGGGCTACCGTTTGGCGTGTCAAAATGCGAGATGAAGCAATCAAAAGCCGTGTAAAAACAGATCCGCATTCTCCAGGTATGTATAGAGGTTATGTACCATTACAAAACATTGATGCTTTTTATCAAGCATTCGATATTAAATCGGGTGACGGAATGTTTATCGTTCCTGAGAAAAGGGTTAAGATTTGGTAG
- a CDS encoding TonB-dependent receptor, whose translation MKYLFILVLIFIYSTSFSQNSSSVSGKITFENKAIQSASIELIRTSFKTQTDSLDNYKLENIPAGNYKIQIASRGLKTITKNISLKENETLLLDFQLQENENELNEVVVSGTLKAVKRLESAVPVEVYSPVFFKKNPTPSIYEALQNVNGVRPQLNCGVCNTGDIHINGLEGPYTSVMIDGMPIVSSLSTVYGLSGIPNSLVERIEIVKGPASSLYGSEAVGGLINIITKNPNNAPLFSADVFTTSWLETNADLGVKFNIKKTTSLLGMNYYNYGQTIDNDNDGFTDVTAQNRISVFNKWNFNRTQNRLFTVAVRGMYEDRWGGDVHWEKKYRGGDEIYGESIYTKRGELLGSYQLPTTEKLMLSFSGTMHFQDSRYGTTSYIANQKIGFVQLTWDKKLGKNDLLTGIASRYTYYDDNTTSTATLNENNPEKTWLPGIFVQDEITFSEKHKVLLGIRYDYNSIHGNIFTPRFAYKLKINENNILRLNAGTGFRVVNLFTEDHAALTGSREVVIAENLDPEKSVNANLNYIKKVYFSNGTFLGIETTAFYTRFSNKIVSDYSNPEKIIYTNIDGYALSQGISCNTDINFTNGLKFILGATYMDVSNVENGIKTRPYLTENFTGTWAVSYKINPINIAIDYTGNVYSPMKLPLLSETDPRSPNSPWYSLQNIQFTYSGWKNFELYAGIKNLLNFTPKQKNPFLISRTEDPFDKNVQYDTNGKVLITPNNPYGLTFDTTYVYGPNQGIRGFFGLRYNLF comes from the coding sequence ATGAAATATTTATTTATACTAGTGCTAATATTTATATACTCCACCTCTTTTTCACAAAACAGCAGTTCTGTCTCTGGAAAAATTACTTTCGAAAACAAAGCAATACAGTCTGCCTCTATTGAATTGATAAGAACCAGCTTCAAAACCCAAACTGACAGTTTAGACAATTATAAATTGGAAAATATTCCTGCTGGCAATTATAAAATACAAATTGCATCACGCGGATTAAAAACCATAACTAAAAACATTTCCCTCAAAGAAAATGAAACTCTTCTCCTTGATTTTCAACTGCAGGAAAACGAAAATGAACTCAACGAAGTCGTAGTTTCGGGAACTTTAAAAGCTGTAAAAAGGCTCGAAAGTGCCGTTCCTGTTGAAGTTTACAGCCCTGTTTTCTTCAAGAAAAACCCAACACCAAGCATTTATGAAGCCCTGCAAAATGTAAACGGAGTAAGACCACAGCTCAACTGTGGCGTATGCAACACCGGCGATATTCACATCAATGGATTGGAAGGCCCATATACTTCGGTAATGATCGACGGCATGCCAATTGTAAGCAGTTTGTCGACCGTTTACGGATTATCTGGAATTCCAAATTCATTGGTAGAACGCATAGAAATCGTAAAAGGACCGGCCTCCTCTTTGTACGGAAGCGAAGCAGTTGGCGGATTAATCAACATTATTACCAAAAACCCAAATAATGCTCCCCTATTTTCTGCCGATGTATTCACCACTTCCTGGCTGGAAACAAATGCTGATTTGGGCGTGAAATTTAATATCAAAAAAACAACTTCCTTATTGGGAATGAATTATTACAACTATGGTCAAACCATTGACAATGATAATGATGGATTTACCGATGTAACGGCTCAAAACAGGATTTCGGTTTTTAATAAATGGAATTTCAACCGAACACAAAACCGTTTATTTACGGTTGCCGTCCGCGGAATGTACGAAGACCGCTGGGGTGGCGATGTGCACTGGGAGAAAAAATACCGTGGCGGTGATGAAATTTACGGCGAAAGTATTTATACCAAACGCGGTGAACTTTTAGGAAGTTATCAATTACCCACAACCGAAAAACTAATGCTGTCTTTTTCGGGAACAATGCATTTTCAAGACAGCCGTTATGGAACAACTTCCTATATTGCGAATCAAAAAATTGGGTTTGTACAGCTGACTTGGGACAAAAAACTAGGAAAAAACGATTTACTGACTGGAATCGCTTCCCGTTACACTTACTATGATGACAACACTACATCGACGGCAACTTTAAACGAAAACAATCCAGAAAAAACATGGCTTCCCGGTATTTTTGTTCAGGACGAAATTACGTTTAGCGAAAAACACAAAGTTCTTTTAGGAATTCGATACGATTACAACTCGATTCACGGGAATATTTTTACACCAAGATTTGCCTATAAATTAAAAATCAATGAAAACAATATTCTACGTTTGAATGCAGGAACAGGCTTTAGAGTAGTCAATTTATTTACCGAAGACCACGCCGCCTTAACAGGTTCGCGAGAAGTAGTTATTGCCGAAAACCTTGATCCTGAAAAATCAGTAAATGCTAATTTGAATTATATCAAGAAAGTTTACTTTTCGAACGGTACGTTTTTAGGGATTGAAACCACTGCATTTTACACTAGATTTAGTAACAAAATTGTATCTGATTACTCGAATCCAGAGAAAATTATATACACCAATATTGACGGTTATGCTTTGAGTCAGGGCATTAGCTGTAATACGGACATCAATTTCACCAATGGATTAAAATTTATATTAGGTGCGACTTATATGGATGTTTCAAATGTGGAAAACGGCATCAAAACAAGACCCTATTTAACCGAGAATTTCACAGGAACTTGGGCTGTTTCGTATAAAATTAATCCAATTAATATAGCGATTGACTACACAGGAAATGTATACAGCCCAATGAAACTGCCTTTATTAAGCGAGACCGATCCAAGAAGTCCAAATTCACCTTGGTACAGTTTACAAAACATACAGTTTACCTATTCGGGCTGGAAAAATTTCGAATTGTATGCTGGCATCAAAAACCTGCTTAACTTTACTCCTAAACAAAAAAATCCATTCCTGATTTCTAGAACAGAAGATCCTTTTGATAAGAATGTACAATATGATACCAACGGAAAAGTATTAATAACACCAAATAATCCTTACGGTTTAACATTCGATACCACTTATGTTTACGGACCCAATCAAGGGATTAGAGGTTTCTTTGGATTGCGATATAATTTATTTTAG
- a CDS encoding metal-dependent transcriptional regulator has product MTFSEENYLKSIYHLTTSLDSEVSTNAIAEIMETKASSVTDMLKKLADKDLVNYKKYQGVSLTEAGKLSAKMIVRKHRLWEVFLVEKLDFSWDEVHDIAEQLEHIKSEKLINKLDDFLGNPTEDPHGDPIPDAQGRIIAIEKQLLSELLTNQSGICVGVKDNSSEFLKYLDKQQIGLGTKIEILAKETFDLSLKIKVNGIEFAISNKIASNLFVKVI; this is encoded by the coding sequence ATGACTTTCTCCGAAGAAAATTATCTAAAATCCATATACCATCTTACAACTAGTCTCGATAGTGAAGTAAGTACCAATGCCATAGCCGAAATTATGGAGACCAAAGCATCCTCAGTAACCGATATGCTCAAAAAATTGGCAGATAAAGATTTAGTAAATTATAAAAAATACCAAGGTGTTTCCTTGACCGAAGCTGGAAAATTAAGTGCCAAAATGATTGTGAGAAAGCACCGTTTATGGGAAGTTTTTTTGGTTGAAAAATTGGATTTTTCTTGGGATGAGGTTCATGACATTGCTGAGCAGCTGGAACATATCAAATCTGAAAAACTTATTAATAAGCTTGATGATTTTCTTGGAAATCCTACCGAAGACCCACACGGTGACCCGATTCCCGATGCACAGGGGAGAATCATAGCTATTGAAAAACAATTGTTATCGGAGTTATTGACTAATCAGTCAGGGATATGCGTAGGAGTAAAAGACAACTCTTCTGAATTCTTAAAATACCTAGACAAGCAGCAAATTGGACTGGGAACTAAAATTGAAATTTTGGCAAAGGAAACTTTCGATTTATCCTTAAAAATAAAAGTAAACGGAATAGAATTTGCAATTTCTAATAAAATTGCGAGTAATTTATTCGTGAAAGTAATTTAG
- the feoB gene encoding ferrous iron transport protein B gives MSLKNINVALIGNPNVGKTSVFNQLTGLNQQVGNYPGITVEKKMGFCKLPNNVKANILDLPGTYSLNASSIDESVVIELLLNKNDRLYPDVALVVTDVENLKRNLLLYTQIKDLEIPTILVINMADRMEHKGITLDIPYLEQHLKTKIALISSRKGHGIEELKNLIVSYKTISAEPCLNASIIDPEYFNSLRHAFPNQLLYKLWLVITQDVNFLNLERNEIRSSFTKSHSDLKRLQQKETIKRYQFINDVLKEGLKIDSSVAKDFRSKLDRVLTHKVWGYLIFFMILFVIFQSIFEWSKIPMDFIDSTFATLSTLAGEHLPSGMLTNLISQGIIPGIGGILIFIPQIAFLFLFISILEESGYMSRVVFLMDKIMRRFGLSGKSVVPLISGTACAIPAIMATRNIENWKERLITILVTPFTTCSARLPVYAIIIGLVIPDTYVFGILNLQGLTLMLLYVIGFGMAILAAYILNLILKVKGKTFFVVEMPNYKLPMFKNVAINVIEKTKAFVFGAGKIILAISIILWFLASYGPGKEFKDAEKIVFENAKENPLSSTEFDNAVASQKLENSYIGLMGKSIEPVISPLGYDWKIGIAIISSFAAREVFVGTLATIYSVGGTDNENTIKNKMAAEINPVTGEKIFNFASGISLLMFYAFAMQCASTLAITKKETNSWKWPAGQLVFMSTLAYLVALIAFQVLK, from the coding sequence ATGAGTTTAAAAAATATCAACGTTGCTTTAATTGGAAATCCGAATGTTGGTAAAACTTCGGTTTTTAATCAGCTTACTGGTCTAAATCAGCAAGTAGGGAATTATCCTGGAATTACTGTGGAGAAAAAAATGGGTTTTTGCAAATTGCCCAATAATGTAAAAGCCAATATTCTTGATTTACCTGGTACTTATAGCCTAAATGCCAGTTCTATTGACGAAAGTGTTGTTATAGAACTCTTGCTCAACAAAAATGACCGCCTCTATCCAGATGTTGCGTTAGTGGTTACCGATGTAGAAAATCTCAAACGAAATTTACTTCTTTATACACAAATAAAAGACCTAGAAATTCCAACTATTTTAGTCATTAATATGGCTGACAGAATGGAACACAAAGGAATTACTCTAGATATTCCATATCTCGAACAACACTTAAAAACCAAAATTGCGCTGATTAGTTCCAGAAAAGGTCACGGAATCGAAGAATTGAAAAACTTAATTGTCAGTTACAAAACCATTTCGGCAGAACCCTGTTTGAATGCATCGATAATTGATCCCGAATATTTCAACAGTCTTCGTCATGCATTTCCAAATCAGCTGTTATATAAATTGTGGCTGGTAATTACGCAGGACGTCAACTTTTTAAATTTGGAACGTAATGAAATACGAAGTTCGTTTACCAAATCCCATTCTGATTTAAAACGTTTACAACAAAAAGAAACCATCAAGCGATATCAATTCATCAATGATGTTTTAAAAGAAGGTTTAAAAATCGACTCTAGTGTAGCCAAAGATTTTCGCAGTAAACTAGACCGCGTACTTACTCATAAAGTTTGGGGCTATTTGATTTTTTTCATGATTTTATTTGTGATTTTTCAATCTATTTTCGAGTGGTCCAAAATTCCGATGGATTTTATCGACAGCACTTTTGCCACATTAAGCACATTGGCGGGTGAGCATTTACCTTCGGGTATGTTAACCAATTTGATTTCACAGGGAATAATACCGGGAATTGGAGGTATTTTAATATTTATTCCGCAGATTGCCTTTTTGTTTTTATTCATTTCGATACTCGAGGAAAGCGGTTATATGAGCCGCGTTGTGTTCTTAATGGACAAAATTATGCGCCGATTTGGTCTATCCGGAAAAAGTGTGGTTCCTTTAATATCGGGAACAGCCTGTGCCATTCCAGCTATTATGGCAACCCGAAATATCGAAAACTGGAAAGAACGCTTAATCACCATACTGGTAACACCTTTTACAACCTGCTCTGCACGTTTACCGGTTTATGCTATTATCATTGGCTTGGTTATTCCAGACACTTATGTTTTTGGAATTTTAAACCTTCAAGGATTAACCTTAATGCTTTTGTATGTCATTGGTTTTGGAATGGCAATATTAGCAGCTTATATACTTAATCTTATTTTAAAAGTAAAAGGAAAAACCTTTTTTGTGGTAGAAATGCCCAATTATAAATTACCGATGTTCAAAAACGTTGCCATCAACGTAATTGAAAAAACAAAAGCGTTCGTTTTTGGCGCTGGTAAAATTATTTTGGCAATATCGATCATCTTATGGTTTTTGGCTTCTTACGGACCAGGAAAAGAGTTTAAAGACGCCGAAAAGATAGTCTTTGAAAACGCTAAAGAAAATCCGCTGTCTTCTACAGAGTTTGATAATGCTGTGGCTTCCCAAAAACTGGAAAACTCTTATATTGGATTAATGGGAAAAAGCATCGAGCCGGTAATTTCTCCTTTGGGTTACGATTGGAAAATAGGCATTGCTATTATCAGTTCATTTGCAGCCAGAGAAGTATTTGTAGGCACCTTGGCAACCATCTATAGCGTGGGCGGTACTGACAATGAAAACACCATTAAAAACAAAATGGCGGCAGAAATAAATCCTGTAACTGGCGAGAAAATTTTCAACTTTGCTTCGGGGATTTCCTTATTGATGTTTTATGCTTTTGCAATGCAGTGCGCCAGTACTCTTGCTATAACAAAAAAGGAAACCAACTCTTGGAAATGGCCGGCTGGACAATTGGTTTTTATGAGCACACTGGCCTATTTAGTTGCACTGATTGCGTTTCAAGTTTTAAAATAA
- a CDS encoding SCO family protein, with product MLSILKKYRIYIGVVTVFSIITLYLFYGALKPSKTLPIYNPADVNPELVDSTVQYVSKYHTIADFSFTNQNGKTVTQKDYEGKVYVADFFFTTCGSICPKMTTNLVDVQKAIKNNPKVKLLSLSVFPETDSVPALKAYAKKYGVIDAKWDLVTGDKKEIYTMARKSYLAVKMGKPEELYDMVHTENFVLVDQKRRVRGFYDGTKKEEIQRLIEDINWLCENEKNE from the coding sequence ATGTTATCTATTTTAAAAAAATACCGAATCTATATTGGTGTCGTAACAGTTTTTTCCATCATAACGCTTTACTTATTTTATGGTGCTTTAAAACCTAGTAAAACATTGCCTATCTATAATCCTGCCGATGTAAACCCAGAATTAGTAGACAGCACCGTTCAATATGTTAGTAAATACCACACTATTGCTGATTTTTCATTTACCAATCAAAACGGAAAAACCGTTACCCAAAAAGATTATGAAGGCAAAGTATATGTCGCCGATTTTTTCTTTACGACCTGCGGTTCTATTTGTCCCAAAATGACTACCAACTTGGTCGATGTACAAAAAGCAATTAAAAACAATCCAAAAGTCAAGTTGCTCTCCCTTTCCGTTTTTCCTGAAACCGATAGTGTCCCTGCACTAAAAGCATACGCAAAAAAGTATGGTGTCATTGATGCCAAATGGGATCTGGTAACTGGCGATAAAAAAGAAATATATACGATGGCCAGAAAATCATACTTGGCCGTAAAAATGGGAAAACCAGAAGAACTGTATGATATGGTGCATACTGAAAATTTTGTTTTGGTTGACCAAAAAAGAAGAGTTCGAGGTTTTTATGATGGTACTAAGAAAGAAGAAATTCAGCGTTTAATTGAAGATATTAACTGGCTTTGCGAGAATGAAAAAAATGAGTAA
- a CDS encoding Nramp family divalent metal transporter: MSKSLEEVHQSVSTQNKKTVFKKILAFFGPAYLVSVGYMDPGNWATDIAGGSQFGYALLWVLLMSNLMALLLQSLSARLGIVTQRDLAQASRETYSPVINYILYFLAEIAIAACDLAEVLGMAIGINLLFGIPLIEAVMITVLDTFLLLFLINKGIRKMEAFIIALVMIIGLSFIFEMIFAQPEMGKVLYGLIPSLPNESALYIAIGIIGATVMPHNLYLHSSLVQTRKFSRTDRGIKQAIKYNLIDSTIALNLAFFVNAAILILAAATFFKNGMHEVAEIQDAYRFLQPLLGTKWAPVLFAVALIAAGQSSTVTGTLAGQIVMEGYLNLRIQPWVRRILTRLIAIVPAVIIILIYGESVTGKLLVLSQVILSLQLGFAIIPLIHFVSDKSKMKGYHIGKATQVTAWLIAVIIVSLNAKLVYSEIQGWLETSKNPIVLWLTVVPLAFGFLILLLYIVVKPFFSKSRLNIENHSPHGMNLKFTEAVVQDNKNIAITVDFSFADENAINHAFKVGGKDANYTLIHVVESVGAMMYGKQIDDHETTVDETLLLEYKSMFKDKGFHVKTVLGFGRPNKVIPKLVNKGDFDILIMGTHGHTGMKDLLFGTTVDRLRHKISIPLLIVKN; encoded by the coding sequence ATGTCTAAGTCCCTTGAAGAAGTACACCAATCGGTGTCTACCCAAAATAAAAAAACAGTTTTCAAAAAAATATTAGCCTTTTTTGGTCCCGCATATTTAGTTAGTGTCGGTTATATGGATCCAGGGAACTGGGCGACCGATATAGCTGGCGGAAGTCAGTTTGGATATGCTTTGTTGTGGGTGTTGCTGATGAGTAATTTAATGGCTTTGCTGTTGCAGAGTTTAAGTGCCCGATTGGGAATTGTTACCCAGCGTGATTTGGCTCAAGCTTCCCGCGAAACGTATTCTCCTGTAATTAATTATATTCTGTATTTTCTTGCCGAAATTGCTATTGCGGCTTGTGATTTGGCCGAAGTTTTGGGAATGGCTATCGGTATCAATTTATTATTTGGAATACCATTGATAGAGGCTGTTATGATTACAGTTTTGGATACTTTTTTACTGCTTTTTCTAATTAATAAAGGCATCCGAAAAATGGAGGCTTTTATTATTGCTTTAGTAATGATTATAGGGCTGTCTTTTATTTTCGAAATGATATTTGCACAACCTGAAATGGGGAAGGTACTTTATGGTTTGATTCCTTCTTTGCCTAATGAATCGGCTCTTTACATAGCAATTGGGATTATTGGCGCTACCGTTATGCCTCATAATTTATACCTGCATTCTTCATTGGTGCAAACCCGAAAATTCAGCCGTACTGATAGAGGAATCAAACAGGCAATAAAGTATAATTTAATTGATTCGACCATTGCTTTAAACCTTGCATTTTTTGTAAATGCAGCTATTTTAATTTTGGCGGCAGCTACATTTTTTAAGAATGGAATGCATGAAGTGGCCGAAATTCAGGATGCTTATCGTTTTCTGCAGCCTTTGCTTGGAACTAAATGGGCGCCTGTTTTATTTGCTGTTGCTTTGATTGCCGCTGGACAAAGCTCGACAGTGACAGGCACATTGGCGGGTCAGATAGTGATGGAAGGCTATCTTAATTTGAGAATTCAGCCTTGGGTGCGCCGTATTCTTACCCGTTTGATAGCGATTGTGCCTGCAGTAATCATTATTTTGATATATGGCGAAAGCGTTACAGGCAAACTTTTGGTGTTAAGTCAGGTTATTTTGAGTCTGCAGCTGGGATTTGCTATCATTCCGTTAATTCATTTTGTCAGTGATAAATCCAAAATGAAAGGCTATCATATTGGTAAAGCAACTCAAGTAACTGCTTGGCTAATAGCTGTTATAATAGTTTCACTGAATGCCAAATTGGTTTATTCTGAAATACAGGGTTGGCTGGAAACATCCAAAAATCCAATTGTTCTTTGGTTAACAGTTGTGCCTTTGGCTTTTGGATTCCTTATTTTGTTGCTTTATATCGTTGTAAAACCTTTCTTTTCTAAATCCAGGCTCAATATTGAAAATCATTCACCGCATGGTATGAATTTAAAGTTTACAGAAGCAGTTGTTCAAGATAATAAGAATATTGCGATAACTGTCGATTTTTCGTTTGCCGATGAAAATGCAATTAATCATGCCTTCAAAGTTGGAGGAAAAGATGCAAATTATACTTTGATTCACGTGGTCGAATCAGTTGGAGCCATGATGTATGGTAAACAGATTGACGATCATGAAACTACGGTAGACGAAACCTTGCTGCTGGAATATAAATCAATGTTTAAGGATAAAGGGTTTCACGTCAAGACTGTTTTGGGTTTTGGAAGACCCAATAAAGTGATTCCAAAATTAGTGAACAAAGGAGATTTTGACATACTTATTATGGGTACTCACGGACATACTGGAATGAAGGATTTGCTCTTTGGAACTACAGTTGACCGTTTGAGACACAAGATTTCCATACCTTTGCTGATTGTAAAAAATTAA
- a CDS encoding DUF255 domain-containing protein: MKKWLYILLIFFWAIPSGFAQLKTYTFEQAEKSSKENPKPFVVFIHTSWCNYCKMMENSTFKNSEIIALLNDNFYFISFDAESKEDIHINNHTYQFKPNGQNTGIHELATALATINSQVVYPTVTILQTDFSIVFQKGSFLSGKELIAILKKIK, from the coding sequence ATGAAGAAATGGCTTTACATCCTATTGATTTTCTTTTGGGCAATTCCATCCGGTTTTGCCCAATTGAAAACCTATACCTTTGAACAAGCCGAAAAATCATCCAAAGAAAATCCAAAACCATTTGTCGTTTTCATCCATACTTCTTGGTGCAACTACTGCAAAATGATGGAGAATTCTACTTTCAAAAACTCGGAAATTATTGCACTATTAAACGATAATTTCTACTTTATTTCATTCGATGCCGAAAGCAAAGAAGACATTCATATTAATAATCATACGTATCAATTCAAACCAAATGGGCAAAACACAGGAATTCACGAACTTGCCACAGCATTAGCAACTATTAATTCTCAAGTGGTTTATCCAACAGTTACTATTTTACAAACTGATTTTTCGATTGTGTTTCAAAAGGGTTCTTTTTTGAGTGGTAAAGAGTTAATTGCTATTTTAAAAAAGATAAAGTAA
- a CDS encoding FeoA family protein codes for MQTTIHSLKKGQKATILDFDIDLIPLKLLEMGCLPGNEVELLQIAPFGDPLYLDINGSHLAIRIETAKLIEVELINNITK; via the coding sequence TTGCAGACAACGATACATTCTCTCAAAAAAGGCCAAAAAGCCACTATCCTAGATTTTGATATCGATTTAATCCCATTAAAACTGCTAGAGATGGGCTGTTTGCCTGGCAATGAGGTCGAATTGCTTCAAATAGCTCCGTTTGGAGATCCTTTGTATTTAGATATAAATGGCTCCCATCTTGCCATTCGTATCGAAACCGCCAAACTTATTGAAGTAGAACTCATTAATAATATTACAAAATGA
- a CDS encoding FeoB-associated Cys-rich membrane protein: MIQEIIAFIVLILALAFLIRKFFFKKKSDKNCGGGDCGCS, encoded by the coding sequence ATGATACAAGAAATTATAGCCTTTATCGTCCTTATACTTGCTCTTGCTTTTTTGATCCGAAAGTTTTTCTTCAAAAAAAAATCGGATAAAAACTGCGGGGGTGGTGATTGTGGCTGCAGCTAA